GTGACCTCACTGACAGTGATGAAATATTACGTTTGGGGCGACTTAAATTGAGAGTTTTGCAGTGACCACAGGTGGTGCTCAGGATGTGGCCCTGTTCTAAACTGGGCTGAATGAAGCTTATTGAAATACTCTAAAATATTAAATCCGAGATTAATCTCTACACTAGCATCCTgaaaatactgtatatgacaGTTTGCACCATATATTCTAGAGTTTGATTGGTTGAAACAGGTGTTGATTactatatgtaattaatttataattgttGCAATCaatggtttttaaaaatcaataattttgggcatgaaaatttaaaaagtgttgtGAGGTGAATTCTTCAGACATAATCCAATGTGTCACTGCTACAGTGTGCACTAAATTTTCAATAATTCCGTGGTCTGTTGTCAGTAGTTCCtttcatattttacaaattacagCATTGTCCATGTGCTCAGCTGGTAGAGCATGTTGCTAGTAATGGAAAGGTCACAGATTGCATGTTTTGATATTCATCCACTGCAAGTCATCTCAGATAAAAGCGTCTGTCTGTcagatgcatgaatgtaaatgtcaaatgcataaacaatGATTGTAATCTTGAAATCTGAGCATGGTTTGTAATCTGTTTAATTCTTGTGTTTCAGATCTATAATGAGATGATAAGAGACTTGCTGAATCCATCATCAGGATTTCTGGACCTGAGAGAGGACTCGAAGGGAGAAATACAGGTCGCAGGAATCACAGAAGTCTCCACCATTAATGCACGAGAGGTCAGTTAGACACATTATTCAGGCAccatattacttaaaataatgtgtgtgtatgtgtgtggggaAATACAGgttgttacttaaaataatgtgtttgtttgtttgtgtgtttgttttttgtttaagtagttattgttaatgttgttattgttcatgttcattctatgatacttaataaaaacaataggggtgtatatttaaataagtatttaatagTGAAAcccttattcagcaaggatgcatttaattgatcaaaaagtgacagCAAGGCCATTtctaatgtcacaaaagatttctatttcaaaataaatgttgtactttcaactttttattgattacatttatttataaatttttttgaaaaaatgtatcacagtttcaacaaaaatattaagcagcacaattgtttaacattgatgataaaaaatgtttaagcaccaaattagtatattagtattatatataaaatattattgttttttttcagttcacgCTTTATTATAagtaacaatttatatatatatgaggcaataattttaaattatttaaaagtatttcacattgctgtattactgtatttttgatcaaataaatgctgccatgGTGACCATAAGGGACTTCtttcgaaaaaaataaaaataaaatcctgtcAATCTCAGAATTATGAATGGTACTGTGGAGCTGGATGTTgagttttttctctgtttttgctctCTCTCACAGATCATGGAGTTGTTAATGAAAGGAAACAAGCAGAGAACACAAGAGCCGACAGCAGCCAATCAGACGTCATCTCGCTCTCACGCTGTGCTGCAGGTGGCCGTACGGCAGCAGAGCCGATGTCGAGACATCCTGCAGGAAGTGCGATTCGCACGTCTCTTCATGATCGATCTGGCAGGGTCTGAACGGGCTTCACAGGTATGATGTGTAAGAGTAGGTGTGAAATATAAAAGTCCATTCATCTTTTAGTTTAGTAGGAACATAAAAGCACAGTGGGTAAGCTCAAACATACGTCTATGAAGTTGGTAATCATTAATGTAAGGCTATCaatctttctttttacataaaAGCTGGCACAGCTGGCACCAGATATATTCAGAATCATATATCACCCTGTGACGAGGGAACAATTCCAAGAGTGATTTAACTATTAGTGATAAACTTGGAGGGAAACTGAAGCcatctaaatgaaaatatttgttgattatttCATCTGTTTCATCTGCAACACCTCCACAGATTTTGATGAAAGACGTGAATCATGTTTAATATTAAAGTGACATTACCATGAGATGGGAACACATTTAGAAAGCGTGCCATGTATTTGCCATGGAAACGGTTAAAAATGTTAACCACTCAGGCGCCCTGTGGGATTAAACATGCATGTGACAGGCACAAAAGCAGATCATGTTGTTTCTGGTTATAGGGTATTGTTGCACAGAAACATGAGTGCTTGTTTGTTCTCCATTGATGAGGAAGACAAGCCTGTTGCACAACTATTCAGAAAATGAAATATACAAGAGCGCCCCCTGCTGGAAGCTCTAACAGACTTCCTAACCTGCATGTAGACTGACAGTTTAAAAACTTGGTGCAATAACTACTGTTTCTGCTTTCAGACACAGAACAGGGGTCAAAGGTTAAAAGAGGGTGCTCATATCAACCGCTCTTTGCTTGCGCTGGGAAACTGCATCAATGCTTTGAGCGAAAAGAATGGCAACAAATATGTCAATTACAGAGACAGCAAGCTCACACGATTGCTCAAGGTACAGCGGAGTGAATCTTCATGAACAGAGAGACATATGGgatatttttcttgattttggTTGTCTTACTGGGTTTACTCATGACTGCAGGATTCTCTGGGAGGAAACAGTCGGACGGTGATGATTGCCCATATAAGCCCTGCATCTCTGGCCTTTGAGGATTCACGGAATACCATGACTTATGCTGACCGTGCCAAAAGCATCCGCACACGGGTTAGTTTAACACATGATAAAACAATTGACAACCCATTATTACCGTTCCTATATATCCTATCACTCTGTGTCATGCTATTCTTCCTATGCAGGTAAAGAGAAACCTGTTGAATGTGTCCTATCACGTCGCCCAGTACACCAGCATCATCTCTGACCTGCGCAGCGAGATTCAGCGGCTGAAGAAAAAGATAGCAGACCAGGCCAGCAGACAGCTCAACCCGGACAGAACAGACATCCGCCATGTTCAAGGTAACATCCTATCTGTAAGAAATGAAGTGAGATGTACTATTGATACCACCTtgattattctattctattctattctattctattctattctgttctgttctattctgttctattctgttctgttctattccgttctgttctattctaatatgttgttttatgtttggtttgattcttttattaaatagaaGTGATATGTACCATTGATATCACCTCAATTTTACTTTGAATTCTGTTGAATTCTACTATGAAtttagggaagtcgtggcctagtggttagagagtttgactcctaaccctaaggttgtgagttcgagtctcgggccggcaataccacgactgaggtgcccttgagcaaggcaccgaacccccaactgattGATTGAATTGATTCTGTTCTactgtgttattttctttttgatgagatcatttttaataatataattctggtctattctattgtattattttctgtatctattattttttgcattatattctgTTTGGTTAGATCCTGTTCTAATTGATTCAgttctattctgttttattctgatCTTTCTGGTTCTTTTCTGTTTGAttagaatataattttaattgattttgttctattatattatgaatgtttaatatttatttaatatattattttgactatattttttcattagattattttctaaatatcACTAATGTATAATTTTCTTCTTAGAttgttttctattctattgtatttctattctatttctgttCTATGCTCACTTAAAAGTGTGACAtaaaaaatttttgtgtgtgtgtgtttgcctgtaGCGGAGGTGCAGGCTCATTCTTCTCAGCAGAGCCGGGCTGAGATGGACCAACTGCGGGAGCAACTGATCGATGCATTTAGACAGCAGATGGACATCAGGAAGCGTCTTATGGAGCTGGACAACAGCAACATGGAAATCCAGATTGACACATCCAAACATCTGCTGACAATCACAGAGTGAGTCTTCATACtgcacacaaaccaaaacaagatTATAGCTAAATACACATGTTGCCCTGAAGCTATTTGGACTATCTACACACTCATGAACACTATCatcagttgttttattatttcagactgaataaacttattttgtgaaatgttttatttgaaacttttgCTTGTGATAACTTTCTTTCAAGTAAATGCTTGGTCATTGAAATATTATCCGTCTCCATCTAGCTGGGAGCAAGAACGCTTCAGGAGAAGAAAGAAGTGGCAAGGCGAGAGGAGAAAGGAGAGTTTTAGTAAGGATGAAAGTGAAAAAGACTCAGACTCACCAGAATCTTTGCCTGACAGCACAGAGACACAAGAGGTGGCCATTGCCAGAGAGAACCTAGTCTCGCTCATGGCTGAGcagaagaaaatacaaaaacagaaggTAATGTTGTTATTAGCCACTAGAGGGCGGCACAACACCTCAAAAAAAACCTCACAGTACTGTGCTGTGAGTTTAAAATTTATGTCTAATtccttttagtgaatcagttgGTTTAACCAGTTCATTTCAGTGAACTTGTTATTCATTTGGAACACTCCGCATAGGCAGTGCATACTACCTTAATACATTTCCTTTCTGTTTTTAGACTGAGACTCCTTATAAGCAAAGATAAATTGTACATGACTTGCCGTGTTAATAAAGTCACTCATCACAGTAATTGACCATAGTCCCTCTGTTCTCTTTAGGCCGGATTGGAGCAGCGCCTGGCAGAGCTCAGAGAGAAAGCACGACGTCTTGAAGAGCTTCTCCCCCGCCGTGTGAGCTCTGAGGAGCAGAGAGAAGTGCTTTGCCTCCTCTGCAAGGTTCACGAGCTAGAGATCGAGAACGCAGAGATGCAGTCCAGCGCGCTGCTCAAGGACAACGTGATCCGACAGAAAAACGTGGTAGTGCAGCGTTTCGAACAGCACAGACACCTCTGCCATGAGATCATCCAGCAGCAGCGGCAGTTTATTGATGGTGAGTCATTCAGAGGAATAAGAAATGGCACCGAAATCTCAGCCAGTGATAAATCAGGCCAAACTGTGGCAGTCAGGTTTTCCAGAGTGATGCAATATGAGGGTTCAGTCCAGTTCAagctaaaatatatgtgtgtgtgtgtgtgcgcgtttgtgtatatatatatatatatatatatatatatatatatatatatatatatatatgtgtgtgtgtgtgtgtgtgtgtgtgtgtgtatatatatatatatacacacacccacacacacacactttcttgtggaaaaataaatgttataagtAATTGTTTTTGCAGATCACAGTCTCCTGGTTCCTCCTCATCTTCAAGAGCTTTATGAGATGTACATGAAGGAAATGGATGAGAAGAACTTGGACAGAGTCGTGGCCCTGGATAAGTTCACCGTCCGTACTCTTAAGGTACGTCAAGCAGGCattttcaagtcaacatgaaatcaaaattgactgtTTACTTTGTGAATAAACATTATTGCTCATATTTTgcaaaaaacatcagtgcacattTTTCCAAAATCCTGTACATGGAACATTATGACAGTTAAAttagtttcatgttgactttaaaagctCTTCAAGAGAAGGACATGATAAAAGCATGAAGTATTTCAGAGTGATCTTGAACATGTTAACACGTATCTCTATAGGAGAGTTCCCTACCCAAGATCACCCTCCCCAGTAGAGGTCGTGACCCCTTGCAGGAGATGGATTCAGACCAAGAAAGTGTTCGCACACTGGGCTCAGACAACAGAGAAGGGCGGACAAAACTGAGGAGACACACGCTGCCTCCGATTCTCCCAGAGCCTGATGGGTAAGAAGAGTTCAAAGCAAGTTCTTTTGCTACTTTTTTGACATTTCCCTCCTTATGCAAACTTAATATATTTCCTTGTATGGAAACCTTTAAtggccaaaatattttaaatattgtgaatgtgaaaaataaaaatagcaaggAACATTCTGCTTGTCCTGTGGACATAAAAAGAACTGCAATATAACTACCTCCTTTATATTGTGTTAAAGGAGTCTAAGTTTGTTCACATGCATTTATTGTAAGTTAAAAATGTTCTCCTGCCCATACAGAGACCGAGTGTTTAAGAGTAGTCACAAACAGATGAAGAACTCTGTAGTTATGACTCCTCCACCCATTCACATCAATGGCCAGGGCAACAGAGAGGTGAGCTTCTGGGAGTCTACATGTGCAGCGTactgtaatatgtgaccctggaccacaaaaccagtcataagtagggTTGGGAACCCACGGAAAATATTGCCTATggatgcggtgtttatgcaagtggtacacggtgagaaatagactttaggacaacaTAACTttgcaataaatttaataatctagctacaattccttgcgctcaggcagtttggcgtgacttgcctggaacgctacaaagtcgttagtcgtggtttgaagtcatgatttacgggctcaaaaacctgcctggaacgcagcattaattacattatatttgtcccatattttcattaatatacatactgacttaaacttggaccactaaataaatagactgctattgttatgtaagtatgagggttagattatttagtgtacaggtcatttcaagagtgataaacaaagtgatagaaaatatttattttcatgcattttaaaatgtggaaaccactcattgcatcacaccatctcctgactgcattattatttgtaaaaaaaggggctttatgaagtgtgtgtatacatggttataagtgtaacagtttatatttcatttatttagggaaatgaacatgTGTCTTTGCCCTGTTttagggactatttggccaaccagttattcctgcttgaaaagcaaaatgttattgatagtgtaaaaaacatcaactttgaagcacatgctgattgatggactaacattactcaacattacttactaccttccagcaacactacattcaatgtaaaatagcaaaaaacataataatagttcatttaaatggaatcggaaccAGAAAATGTGTATACTGTTTATACTGTTTAGTTTTGACATTGCCAatctttaaattaagttgacagtaagtaataaacagtattgagtactgtgcatttttccttaccactattttttttaatagttgtttaatgattttaatggaactggaaccggaaccagaaaatttctaatgattcccaaccctagtcaaaagggtccattttttgagaaattgatatttaaaaatcatctgaaagctgaataaataagcttgttaggaaaggacaatatttggctaagatacaactatttgaaaatctgagggtgcaaaaaaaaagaagcttttaaaGCTGtcaaaattaagttcttagcaatgcatatcactgatcaaaaatgaagtttttatatatttatggtaggaaatttacaaagtaTCTTCGTGGAATATGacctttatttaatatccttattgatttttggcataaaataaaaaatttattgggattaaaaaacaaacaaacaaacaaaaaaaacaaaacgctaattttgacccatacaatgcattgttggctattgctacaaatacactcATGCtacttttgactggttttgtggtccaggatcacatatagttttttttttttttttgtactttcattcagcaaaaacacattcagttgatcaaaagtgactgaagaTTTCCAAAAAGAtttccttttaaaagaaaaatgttctttaaaaatattatatgatttaatttgGCTGAAGATttttaagttgatcaaaagtgactatatatatatatatatataatatatacttttaaaagaaaaatgttctttaaaaatataatatattaaacataactgttttcaacactaatgATAAATGCTTATTGagcttcaaatcagcatattagaatgatttctgaaggatcatgtgactctaaagactatagtaatgatgctgaaaattcagctttgccatcacaggaataaattgcttcttaaaatgtattaaaatagaagacatttttttgaattttaaaaatattcacaatattagtttttattgtttttctgatcaaacaaatgcagctttggtgagatgTCTTTGACGTCTTGACCGCTTTGAATAGTAGTATATATGAAAATCGTCAAATTTGAAAAGATATTCACAGAAAGTGTGAATATTCTGTTTAATCTCCATTTTAAttggtttctctgttttttaacTGAGTGTACTGAATAAATGAGTGTGTCTGACACTATGCTGACTGTATCTCTGCAGCTGTTGCCATCTGTCCTGGATGATGCTCTGAGATGCAGCCATCTCAGTCACAGTATGAGCAGCCATCTGGACTCCTCACCTGAGAGCAGCGAAAACGGCACAGATGCCCCTCTGACTCCTAAAGGTAAGAGTTCCTCTGCTCATCTTTCATCTTTGTGCTGTTACACAGCTCCTTGGAacactcgattctgattggtcagttgagGCAAATCTTACATGGCTTCTTCTCAGATTAATGCCAAATTACATAATATCTATTTAATTAGTCATAGTTTTAAAATCCCTGAACTGTTTTCTGTCCAGAGAGACAGCAGATTCTAAGAGGCGTGCAGAACATCGCAGTCAAGGCTGCTCGACAGCGTTCTAAGGTTCTAGAAATAGACGCCCTGCGATTGCCCCCGCCACCTTCGCCCCTAGATTCCAAAAAGCACAAGAGTAACCTGTCTCTGACCGAGGCGCCCCCTAAAGGCCTGGTGCTACGGCATGGAAGACAGCCCAGCCCAGAGCTATGCCACGCCACCTCAGATGACAACCTGTCCAGCAGCACGGGAGACGGCCCCGCACCCAACAGCACATGGACACGGCCGCGGAACCGCCAGGCTGTGAAGAACCCCGCTCCACGAGAGCAGGACTTTGAGGGTCGCAGGCGCAAGAGGAGATCTCGATCCTTTGAAGTCACAGGACAAGCAGTGAGTTTTTAGATAAATGGATGAATCTCGCGAAAACTTGTTCAGGTCATAATTTACCCCAAAGAAGaagttatattttgcataattaaatttaaatgtatttttaggaccatttattttcatgacaattaagcatattgttttaatgtaagcggcaaagcagaatttacagcagtcattactcttgccttcagaaatcattctaatattctgatttgttggggaaaaaaaaatatcagtgttgaaaacatttagctgcttattattttatttttattttttaattccttgatgaatagaacgtttaaaagaacagcatttattttaaaatagaaatcatttgtaatattGTATGTCTTACATTATGGCTTTACCagcacttttaataaatgtaatgcctaaatactaaaaagtattaatttcttttaaaaaatcccaATCCCTTGgtgaccccaaacttatgaatggtagtataaatattttacagtttaaataatagGCTACTAATTGTTTGGGAATAAAAGACTACTACTATTACAATACGAAATCTTCTAATGCTCAAAAAATAgactttaaaacataatttctatACATGTATTTTTGCAACAAACTCAATATTTTCTCCGCTCCATAGCTGTCTCAGGCTAAGAACACAAGCCAGCGATTTCGTCCCCTGGACAGCACCTCTGATCCCCACCTGCACATTAACGGTCATCCCCCGGCCCCTCTTCTGCGCCCCCAACACAGAGCCCAGCCTCAGCTTACAAAAGTTCGACCCTCTCACAATATCCACCAAACAGGTCTGATATCACAatttgattttagttattttttaatgatttattcatttactcattcatgatgtattattattttttttaatgcatacatttatccatttattgCAAGATAAACCTGTAATTTATTCCATCCAAtttgtgttcagttttttttttttttatgcacacatGTATTGTGTTCAATAGCACTAAGAACAACTACTGAGAAAGTTAGAGTCAGTTTCATTTCCTGTTGACCTTATTAATTATTCACAGGATCAACAGCAGATGTCCCTTCCTCCACTCTGCCCTCACACCTCATCAAACGTGGCCCCCAAACCAGGCAACTTCAGCCCCTCCTGTACGTCACAACCACCGGAGCAGGGGGTCAGCGCACCCGCAAACACTGAAGCCTGGCCTGAGGATAGACTGTCTCCTCTCAACCCCAGCATCAGCAATATGGAACCAGTAAAACATGTAGAGACCAAGTGGAAGGTTTCTTCTCATATCCAGATGAAGGAGCTGTACAATGGATGATAAAACATTACTGAAATGTATCTGGTCACATGAAAACTGGGCTACAAAGAAAGACAATGTACCCCTGCTTTGCCACCTGGGTTTTTTCTAAAATGCTCCTTGCTTTTGTCTGAAGACATGCAACTTACAATGTcttcttctattttattttttaagtacattGGCTTATGTAATTGGCAAAAATGTATTGTCATGAATTCAATGGCCTTGAATTTTGTAGAAacttctcacaaacacactccttTAAAGCCGAGCCAATAGGACAGGGGATGTAACCTGCCTCAGATGCCTTCCGATTGAATATGTATATCAGGCCTTATAGTGACAACTGAAAATCATTAAGCAGTTcccaaatacatatttaaatctgCAGAACTGAAACGGTGATGCTTGTTTATGAGACTGAGGAATCAAATATACCCCTCTCATTCCCCAGGGagcaatatatattttgcagCTTCTCTGGCTGTGAAAGGTTTGCTCCCTCAGGTCTTGCACAAATGAATGTACTGTCACATTGCTTATGATTCATATGTCTGGCTTCTGTGACCGATCCATTTACTGATGTCATTTTGTGTTTACTGCTAATAATCAAAGTAACTTTGCCTTCACTGTCACGCAGGTTTCAGCGTACTGTAGCTGTTTTCTCTAAAATCCTTTTGGGTTTGTGTTAGTTCTTAGTACCAGAGAAGGTGGCATACTGTATTTAACGTAGTTCATACCCTCAGTGgaatgtttttaatcaaaaaagggaaaaaaaatggatgcCTTTCTTTGGAAagactatttttgttttgtttttcagaattatACATGCATAGACACCTTTTTTTTCTACTCTTAATTTTATACCTGTTTTGTAACCAAATAAATTTGATTGACAAAGTGATTGCAgtagtgtatgtactgtacatatcgCCTACACATACATTTTTGTGGAGGTCAGTTCTAAAGACATTatgttgtggaaaaaaaagtcttCTCTGTCTTGCAAAATAATGCTTAGAGTTCCAGAAGTCAAAATTTATTGCAACTTTATTGCAAGAAGACAACAAAGGCGAGATGCCTGCACAACATCTGAGTCTTTCTCTGTCCAGACTACCatctttgtacatttttgttgttggtcACTGACCAGTAAGCGTACAGACCATTCTTACATCATACATCATTCCCAGCACTTTCcacaattgtttattatttttcagaacaCTTGCTTTCATTGCAGAAAACCACCTGATAGTCTGTTTTTCAAAAGATACGTTTTCTCATCTACCCCTTTCCAGGTGACCGAGGTTGCAGAGGATTacacattttatgattttaataagttttacacACATTATCTATCCAAACCTATGGCATCTCCCTTCTCCAGTATTTCTGTGTATTCTCCATTCGTAAGCTCAGTCAGTTTTGCCTGGAGGCCTTCAGATGCACCCACCCCACATGCGAGGAAAACTAACCTtcacaaacatgcaaaataacttgttttctatatgataaattatttaatcaGTCATAGTATACAAATGTTTCCCTTTTAGGAACCTACAGTAGGCAGCTGGCGTCGGAGGTGTGTTGCTGACGTCAATTACAAACCACACAACCAATCAGCGAAGTCCTACAAGTTCTGAGGGCTCGTGATTGGTCTGCTTTACATCGACGAATCACGACTCTCGTAACTTGTAGCGCTGCGCTGATTGGTTGAATGACTGGTCAGTCCAGCAGCTGGCAGAGGCGCAAGTAGTGTTGACAACCCCGCCCTGGATCTCTTCTCTGTTTATCTATTTCCCAAAGGATTTTTATTTGGAAAGAATAAAGCGAATTTGGAGGAAAGGAAAGACATGTCTTAATGTATTTCATACGTAAGTGCACTTCCTTGTTTAAGCTTGACGTAAAGCTGTTAGCCACTTTGCGTTAAATGTCAGTATTTACACACCGAGATAAGCGAACAAAACGTATTATTACATCGGTAGTTTTCTCGTTTTGTTCTACTATTTTATGAACATTAGAAGAACACATATGTactctattttaaagaaaatagaaGACGCGAAAGCCCAGCCTTGCCGTTATTGGCCTGCCCCGCGCGCGCACGCGCAACATGTCGTGTGCACGCGACCTCCTGAACCCGCAATAACATTCTGCATAAAAATTCGTTTGTGTTTTACAGGTAACGTTAGTTAGAAGCACACTGTCACTCTTAACTAGCTGTTTTCTCGTATTCTTGTCTGCGTACTCGCCTTTCCCTTC
This region of Cyprinus carpio isolate SPL01 chromosome B12, ASM1834038v1, whole genome shotgun sequence genomic DNA includes:
- the LOC109107481 gene encoding kinesin-like protein KIF19 encodes the protein MKDTGESKDHQLTVALRIRPLSDAELEEGATIIAHKVDDQMVVLMDPMEDPDDILRAHRSREKTYMFDVAFDYSATQDEVYRSTTKGLIEGLISGYNATVFAYGPTGCGKTYTMLGTDREPGIYVRTLNDLFKAIEETSDDMQYSVSMSYLEIYNEMIRDLLNPSSGFLDLREDSKGEIQVAGITEVSTINAREIMELLMKGNKQRTQEPTAANQTSSRSHAVLQVAVRQQSRCRDILQEVRFARLFMIDLAGSERASQTQNRGQRLKEGAHINRSLLALGNCINALSEKNGNKYVNYRDSKLTRLLKDSLGGNSRTVMIAHISPASLAFEDSRNTMTYADRAKSIRTRVKRNLLNVSYHVAQYTSIISDLRSEIQRLKKKIADQASRQLNPDRTDIRHVQAEVQAHSSQQSRAEMDQLREQLIDAFRQQMDIRKRLMELDNSNMEIQIDTSKHLLTITDWEQERFRRRKKWQGERRKESFSKDESEKDSDSPESLPDSTETQEVAIARENLVSLMAEQKKIQKQKAGLEQRLAELREKARRLEELLPRRVSSEEQREVLCLLCKVHELEIENAEMQSSALLKDNVIRQKNVVVQRFEQHRHLCHEIIQQQRQFIDDHSLLVPPHLQELYEMYMKEMDEKNLDRVVALDKFTVRTLKESSLPKITLPSRGRDPLQEMDSDQESVRTLGSDNREGRTKLRRHTLPPILPEPDGDRVFKSSHKQMKNSVVMTPPPIHINGQGNRELLPSVLDDALRCSHLSHSMSSHLDSSPESSENGTDAPLTPKERQQILRGVQNIAVKAARQRSKVLEIDALRLPPPPSPLDSKKHKSNLSLTEAPPKGLVLRHGRQPSPELCHATSDDNLSSSTGDGPAPNSTWTRPRNRQAVKNPAPREQDFEGRRRKRRSRSFEVTGQALSQAKNTSQRFRPLDSTSDPHLHINGHPPAPLLRPQHRAQPQLTKVRPSHNIHQTGSTADVPSSTLPSHLIKRGPQTRQLQPLLYVTTTGAGGQRTRKH